A genomic region of Salvelinus namaycush isolate Seneca chromosome 7, SaNama_1.0, whole genome shotgun sequence contains the following coding sequences:
- the LOC120051184 gene encoding cytochrome b5 has protein sequence MEDKGENGQAVKYYRLSEIEEQNTFKSTWIIINFKVYDVTKFLEEHPGGEEVLREQAGGDATESFEDVGHSSDAKEMAANMVIGELHPDDRPKMAKPSESLATTIEETSSWWTNWLIPGLAAAVITVMYRMYTSVEQ, from the exons atggagGATAAAGGGGAGAACGGACAAGCTGTAAAATACTACCGACTGTCAGAAATCGAGGAACAGAATACGTTCAAGAGTACATGGATTATAATCAATTTTAAGGTCTACGATGTTACCAAATTTCTGGAAGAG cACCCGGGTGGAGAGGAGGTCTTGAGGGAACAGGCAGGTGGCGATGCCACGGAGAGCTTTGAAGACGTCGGGCACTCATCGGATGCCAAGGAGATGGCTGCCAACATGGTCATTGGAGAACTGCATCCA GATGATCGGCCAAAGATGGCCAAACCTTCA GAGTCACTTGCCACCACAATCGAGGAAACCTCAAG TTGGTGGACAAACTGGTTGATCCCCGGTTTGGCTGCGGCAGTTATCACGGTTATGTACCGCATGTACACGTCCGTGGAGCAGTGA